In Aquiflexum balticum DSM 16537, a single genomic region encodes these proteins:
- a CDS encoding DUF4221 family protein, protein MKIVNLILLSILTLFSFSCSRKFENKIELGEPSHDLFLESEGLIKFEAINGLNSYLSSIQFFEDSTSLVGMLNPLNNTFFWFDLESGKWLGNQVFEEEGPNGVGFLGGVTSSFILNQDSILIYNIQVGRLFLLNKNSEILDRYIVTDYSDPSNFPAPFPSLLRPIQYYKGKVILPSGLNNRISNFENFPSSLTLDLKTKKVKFPSIFSDLYSQAYWGEMFKYDPSVISFQDKLIISYPIDFSLHVLDWESDSVYKVMAPSNYFDNIVPFKYDVDYYSTINPNQKNIEQENHSLSTSDFAGLLADPNGEFLYRIAYIRPNLEQVRLGNKLADFSTIIIDSELKIVGERKFDGKIYDNSLIFTSPKGIHIFRKDLYEMDEQYLSFETFQPKKI, encoded by the coding sequence ATGAAAATCGTTAATTTAATTCTTTTATCAATTTTAACTTTATTTTCTTTTAGTTGCAGTAGGAAGTTTGAAAATAAAATTGAATTGGGGGAACCATCCCATGATTTATTTCTTGAAAGTGAAGGCCTAATAAAGTTTGAAGCAATTAATGGGTTAAATAGTTATCTTAGTTCTATACAGTTTTTTGAAGATAGCACAAGTTTAGTCGGTATGCTGAATCCTTTAAATAACACCTTTTTTTGGTTTGATTTAGAGTCAGGAAAATGGTTAGGTAATCAAGTTTTTGAGGAAGAGGGACCCAATGGTGTTGGCTTTTTAGGTGGAGTAACGTCCTCTTTTATTTTAAACCAAGACTCAATTTTAATATATAATATTCAGGTGGGAAGGTTGTTTTTATTAAATAAAAATTCAGAGATTTTAGACCGATATATTGTAACTGATTATTCTGACCCTAGTAATTTTCCTGCACCATTTCCAAGTTTGCTGAGACCTATTCAATATTATAAAGGGAAAGTTATTCTTCCTTCGGGATTGAATAATCGTATATCTAATTTTGAAAATTTTCCTTCATCCTTAACATTGGATTTAAAGACAAAAAAAGTTAAGTTCCCTTCAATTTTTTCTGATCTTTACAGTCAAGCTTATTGGGGAGAAATGTTTAAATATGATCCCTCGGTTATTTCTTTTCAAGATAAGCTCATTATAAGTTATCCAATAGACTTTTCTCTTCATGTCTTAGATTGGGAGTCAGATTCAGTTTACAAAGTAATGGCACCGAGTAATTATTTTGATAATATTGTTCCCTTTAAATATGATGTGGATTATTACTCAACAATTAATCCAAATCAAAAGAATATTGAACAGGAAAATCATTCTCTGTCGACTTCTGACTTTGCCGGTTTATTAGCTGATCCAAATGGGGAATTCCTTTATAGAATCGCTTATATAAGGCCAAACTTAGAGCAAGTTCGGCTTGGAAATAAACTTGCTGATTTTTCTACCATAATTATTGATTCCGAATTGAAAATTGTTGGAGAAAGAAAATTTGACGGAAAGATTTATGACAATTCATTGATTTTTACTTCTCCTAAGGGTATCCATATTTTTAGAAAAGATTTATATGAAATGGATGAACAGTATTTGTCTTTTGAAACTTTTCAACCAAAAAAGATTTAG
- a CDS encoding alpha/beta hydrolase: MDCEENTVLSDNIQKEKTDSLCIILTTDEDDNRPVYLSGNFNNWATQDRKYILNKVSLGKYSFRFPEDFSFPKELVYKFTKGDWSEVEIDRYGNKTPNRLCKKTSGIQKEHVPKWRKNWLPYRPSQLPQVHLISEEFEIPQLNKTRKVWALLPHDYSTSEESYPVLYLQDAQNLFNENAPYGNWQIDKKLAVMSDYGIGKIIIIAIEHAEKERILEYNFGKTLLGQGEGKKYIRFVTDTLKPFVDKNFRTKPERDFTGIGGSSMGGLVSIFSGLIYPEVYGKLMIFSPSLWVIPKIKFSFLDFFEPMNTKIYLYAGGDESETMIRHVKKFKKRLMKRESISDRMKVKLSINMEGKHSETYWSDEFPKAIEWLFFSDKEGDL, translated from the coding sequence ATGGATTGCGAAGAAAATACTGTTCTGTCTGATAACATACAGAAGGAAAAAACGGATAGCCTTTGTATTATACTTACCACCGATGAAGATGACAACAGACCTGTATATCTTTCGGGAAATTTCAACAACTGGGCGACCCAAGACAGAAAATATATTTTGAATAAAGTTTCCTTAGGAAAGTACTCATTTCGGTTTCCTGAAGATTTTTCTTTCCCAAAAGAACTGGTCTATAAATTCACCAAAGGGGATTGGTCTGAGGTGGAAATTGACCGATATGGAAATAAAACACCCAACAGGCTCTGTAAAAAAACTTCCGGAATCCAAAAAGAACATGTTCCCAAATGGCGTAAAAACTGGCTTCCTTACCGCCCAAGTCAACTTCCGCAGGTCCACCTAATTTCAGAGGAATTTGAAATTCCCCAATTGAATAAAACCAGAAAAGTGTGGGCCCTCCTACCCCACGATTACAGCACTTCCGAAGAATCTTATCCGGTACTTTACCTGCAAGATGCCCAGAATCTTTTCAATGAAAATGCTCCTTACGGAAACTGGCAGATTGATAAAAAACTTGCAGTCATGTCAGATTATGGGATCGGAAAAATCATCATCATTGCCATTGAACACGCCGAAAAAGAAAGGATATTGGAATACAACTTCGGAAAAACCTTATTGGGTCAAGGGGAAGGAAAAAAATACATACGTTTTGTAACCGATACCCTGAAACCATTTGTGGATAAGAATTTTCGAACTAAGCCCGAAAGAGATTTTACCGGTATTGGCGGGAGTTCAATGGGTGGATTGGTAAGCATATTCAGTGGTCTGATTTATCCCGAAGTATATGGTAAATTGATGATCTTCTCCCCTTCTTTATGGGTTATACCAAAAATCAAATTCTCTTTCCTTGATTTTTTTGAACCAATGAACACCAAGATTTATCTCTATGCAGGTGGAGATGAAAGTGAGACAATGATCAGGCATGTCAAAAAGTTTAAAAAGCGTTTGATGAAAAGAGAATCCATCAGTGATAGAATGAAGGTGAAACTCAGTATCAATATGGAAGGTAAACACAGTGAAACCTACTGGAGTGATGAATTTCCAAAAGCAATAGAATGGCTCTTTTTTAGCGATAAAGAAGGGGATCTTTGA
- a CDS encoding BrxA/BrxB family bacilliredoxin yields MYPEELIAPMRAELTNVGFQEFRTSQEVDEHLKDHKGTTFIVINSVCGCAAGAARPGVRYALEQSENKPDVLATVFAGNDAEAVSKVRQHHLPYPPSSPSMALFKDGELVHFIERHHIEGRSAKMIGDHLVEVFEHFCK; encoded by the coding sequence ATGTATCCAGAGGAACTTATAGCACCAATGCGTGCAGAATTGACAAACGTTGGTTTTCAGGAATTTAGAACTTCACAAGAAGTAGATGAACATTTGAAAGACCATAAGGGAACTACTTTTATTGTAATCAATTCTGTTTGTGGCTGTGCTGCAGGTGCAGCCAGGCCAGGCGTGAGGTACGCGCTTGAGCAAAGCGAAAACAAACCTGACGTATTAGCTACAGTTTTTGCGGGCAATGATGCTGAGGCAGTGTCCAAAGTCAGGCAACATCATCTTCCATACCCTCCCTCCTCCCCATCAATGGCACTTTTCAAAGATGGTGAATTGGTTCACTTTATCGAGAGACACCATATAGAGGGACGTAGCGCAAAAATGATAGGAGATCATCTTGTAGAGGTTTTTGAACATTTCTGTAAATAA
- a CDS encoding DUF59 domain-containing protein, producing MQDSKEQHIEIPSQELKEKVVNAIKQVYDPEIPVDVYELGLIYEISVYPVNNVYLLMTLTSPNCPSAEFIPSEIKDKIQQIQGINHVELELTFDPPYSQDMMSEAAKLELGFL from the coding sequence ATGCAAGATTCTAAAGAACAACATATCGAAATACCATCTCAGGAACTCAAGGAAAAGGTCGTAAACGCCATCAAGCAGGTATATGACCCGGAAATTCCCGTTGATGTTTACGAATTGGGTTTGATTTATGAAATCAGCGTGTACCCTGTCAACAATGTGTATTTGTTGATGACTTTGACATCACCGAATTGTCCTTCAGCTGAATTTATTCCTTCTGAAATCAAAGATAAAATACAACAAATCCAGGGAATCAACCACGTGGAATTAGAACTCACCTTTGATCCGCCATATTCTCAGGATATGATGTCAGAGGCTGCCAAATTAGAATTAGGTTTTCTATAA
- a CDS encoding DEAD/DEAH box helicase, with protein sequence MEKELTFSDLGISAEILRAVEDMGYTQPSTIQSQSIPLLLEGRDVIGQAQTGTGKTAAFGIPIIDQVDTSINKPQALILCPTRELAVQVEGEIVKLSKYKRGLSSTCIYGGEAIDRQIKSLRKGVQIVVGTPGRIMDHMDRGTLKLDMVSIIILDEADEMLDMGFREDIENILSECPEERQTVFFSATMPKPILDLTRKFQNNPEHIKVLRKELTVENISQVYYEVKPTLKIELMTRLMNLNQFNLSVVFCNTKRVTDEVTEELIARGIQAEALHGDLSQAQRTKVMNKFRKGHCSVLVATDVAARGIDVDDVEVVFNFDLPLDEENYVHRIGRTGRAGKSGAAISFVTGRRDMYKIKDLEKFIKTSIDKMSPPSAADLIELKKAQFVKDVHRQLAKEGDNSFYEDIIGQLLTEGLSLEQIALGLVKIQLADTVHELEDQNFDLDLGRDRDRGGRRSEGGSGRDRDFGRGRESGRGRERERFGRSEGGRGESRGYGRDRSERSERSDRPDRGDRTERSPREKGVREPGMARLFLNLGKKDRIRPNDIVGAIAGETGVPGRSIGGIDIFDNFSFVDVPQKDADHVISVMRNNTIKGKSVNMEISKG encoded by the coding sequence ATGGAAAAAGAATTAACATTCTCAGACCTTGGGATTTCAGCGGAAATCTTAAGGGCAGTAGAGGACATGGGCTATACCCAACCATCTACTATTCAATCACAATCTATACCTCTTTTATTGGAAGGACGAGATGTCATCGGTCAGGCCCAAACGGGAACTGGTAAAACTGCTGCATTTGGTATTCCAATCATTGATCAGGTGGATACTTCAATCAACAAACCACAGGCTTTGATTCTTTGCCCAACCCGTGAATTAGCGGTACAGGTAGAGGGCGAAATCGTAAAACTTTCAAAATACAAAAGAGGTCTTTCCTCAACCTGTATTTATGGTGGTGAAGCGATTGACCGACAGATCAAAAGCTTGAGAAAGGGTGTTCAGATTGTAGTAGGTACTCCTGGTAGAATCATGGACCACATGGACAGAGGCACATTAAAGCTTGATATGGTCAGTATCATCATTTTGGATGAAGCGGACGAAATGCTGGACATGGGCTTCAGAGAAGATATCGAAAATATCCTTAGCGAATGTCCTGAAGAAAGACAGACTGTCTTTTTCTCGGCAACCATGCCAAAGCCTATTTTGGACTTGACCAGAAAATTCCAGAATAATCCTGAACATATTAAAGTGTTGAGGAAGGAATTGACAGTAGAAAATATATCACAGGTATATTATGAAGTAAAGCCTACATTGAAAATCGAATTGATGACCAGGTTGATGAACCTGAATCAGTTTAACCTAAGTGTGGTTTTCTGTAATACAAAAAGAGTGACCGATGAGGTTACCGAAGAACTGATTGCAAGAGGAATTCAGGCAGAAGCTTTACACGGAGATCTTTCGCAAGCTCAGCGTACCAAAGTAATGAACAAGTTCAGAAAAGGGCATTGCTCAGTATTGGTCGCAACAGATGTAGCTGCAAGAGGTATTGACGTGGACGATGTTGAAGTCGTATTTAACTTTGACCTTCCTTTGGACGAAGAAAATTATGTTCACAGAATCGGTAGGACGGGTAGAGCTGGGAAATCCGGTGCTGCGATCAGTTTTGTGACCGGCAGAAGAGACATGTATAAAATAAAGGATCTTGAAAAATTCATCAAGACTTCCATTGACAAGATGTCCCCTCCTTCCGCAGCAGATCTGATTGAACTTAAAAAGGCTCAATTTGTAAAAGATGTACATAGACAACTTGCCAAAGAAGGTGACAATAGCTTCTATGAAGATATTATTGGCCAGCTTTTGACAGAAGGTCTGAGTTTGGAGCAAATCGCTCTGGGATTGGTGAAAATCCAATTGGCTGATACTGTTCATGAATTGGAGGATCAGAATTTTGACCTGGATCTTGGAAGAGATCGCGACAGAGGCGGAAGAAGAAGTGAAGGTGGAAGTGGAAGAGACAGGGATTTTGGAAGAGGTAGAGAATCAGGCAGAGGCCGAGAAAGAGAAAGATTCGGTAGAAGCGAAGGCGGAAGAGGCGAAAGCAGAGGATATGGCAGAGACAGAAGTGAAAGGTCTGAAAGAAGTGATCGACCTGATAGAGGGGACAGAACTGAAAGAAGCCCTAGAGAAAAAGGAGTCAGAGAGCCTGGAATGGCCCGTCTTTTCTTGAACTTAGGAAAGAAAGACCGTATCAGACCAAATGATATCGTTGGAGCAATTGCCGGTGAAACCGGAGTGCCAGGAAGATCTATTGGTGGAATTGACATTTTTGACAACTTCTCATTTGTGGATGTGCCTCAAAAAGACGCTGATCACGTAATCAGTGTCATGAGAAACAATACCATCAAAGGTAAATCTGTCAACATGGAAATTTCCAAAGGGTAA
- a CDS encoding 16S rRNA (uracil(1498)-N(3))-methyltransferase — MQLFFHENTQDKDFQLDLEESRHLIKVLRRKQGDKVNFTDGKGCLYTCVIKDANPKKTILSIEERNYVPEDDYYIHLAISPTKNSERMEWMIEKITEIGVHEITFMQSEHSERGNLKLDRLEKKIIAACKQSLKTRVPKLNPVVPMEELVRDKKFDTYQRFIAYVDKENDRHLIEKAKKDNAYIILIGPEGDFSKQELDLAFKHYFLPCSLGKSRLRSETAGLAAVHTLQLINNIEFQ; from the coding sequence ATGCAGCTTTTTTTCCATGAAAACACTCAGGACAAGGACTTCCAACTGGATCTTGAAGAATCCCGGCATCTGATAAAAGTATTGAGAAGAAAACAAGGAGATAAAGTCAACTTTACAGATGGTAAAGGTTGTCTTTACACCTGTGTCATTAAAGATGCGAATCCTAAAAAAACCATTCTTTCTATTGAGGAAAGAAATTATGTACCTGAAGATGACTACTACATCCATCTTGCCATCAGTCCAACCAAAAATTCAGAGAGAATGGAGTGGATGATTGAAAAGATTACAGAAATCGGAGTACATGAAATCACCTTTATGCAATCAGAACATTCCGAACGTGGAAACCTTAAACTTGACCGTCTGGAGAAGAAGATTATAGCTGCCTGTAAGCAAAGTCTCAAGACACGAGTTCCCAAATTAAATCCTGTAGTACCCATGGAGGAATTGGTAAGGGACAAAAAATTCGATACTTATCAAAGGTTTATAGCCTATGTCGACAAGGAAAATGACAGGCATTTGATTGAAAAAGCCAAAAAAGACAATGCCTATATCATCCTGATAGGTCCCGAGGGGGATTTCTCAAAACAAGAACTGGACTTAGCTTTCAAACATTATTTTCTGCCCTGCTCTTTGGGCAAAAGCCGGTTGAGATCTGAAACAGCAGGACTTGCAGCCGTTCATACCTTACAGTTAATCAACAATATCGAATTTCAATGA
- a CDS encoding citrate synthase, translating into MSEIAKLSYGGKDFELPIVEGTENEKAIDIAKLRGQSGLITIDPGYKNTGSTMSAITFLDGETGILRYRGYRIEDLAEKSTFLEVSYLLIYGELPTQSEYEKFTREITTHTLVHEDIKKILDGFPSNSHPMGVLSSLICSLTAFYPQSLDPNRNENEVNLSIVRLLAKMPTFAAWAYKNEVGHPVNYPDNSLDYCSNFLKMMFALPAERYDADPVVAKALDQLLILHADHEQNCSTSTVRIVGSSQASIYASISAGINALWGPLHGGANQAVIEMLESIKKDGGDTKKFLNKAKDKDDPFRLMGFGHRVYKNFDPRAKIIKKAADDVLTKLGVNDPVLEIAKELEFAALNDQYFVDRKLYPNVDFYSGIIYRALGIPTDMFTVLFAMGRLPGWIAQWKEMRQNGEPIGRPRQIYTGANERDYVSMNRR; encoded by the coding sequence ATGTCTGAAATTGCTAAGTTATCTTATGGAGGAAAAGATTTTGAACTCCCTATAGTAGAAGGTACCGAAAATGAAAAAGCTATTGATATAGCCAAATTGAGAGGTCAATCCGGACTCATAACCATTGATCCCGGATACAAAAACACCGGCTCAACAATGAGTGCCATCACATTTTTGGATGGAGAAACCGGAATTTTAAGATACAGGGGTTATAGAATTGAAGACTTAGCAGAAAAATCAACTTTTTTGGAAGTTTCTTATTTGCTTATTTATGGTGAATTGCCTACCCAATCAGAATATGAAAAATTCACCAGAGAAATCACAACCCATACTTTAGTCCACGAGGATATCAAGAAAATTCTCGACGGATTTCCTTCCAATTCCCACCCAATGGGAGTTCTTTCTTCACTGATTTGTTCCTTGACGGCTTTTTATCCCCAATCATTGGATCCAAACAGAAACGAGAATGAGGTGAACTTAAGCATTGTGAGACTATTGGCCAAAATGCCAACTTTTGCAGCTTGGGCTTATAAAAATGAAGTGGGGCATCCTGTGAATTATCCGGATAACAGCTTGGACTATTGCTCCAATTTCTTAAAAATGATGTTTGCCTTACCGGCAGAAAGGTATGATGCCGATCCGGTTGTAGCTAAAGCACTTGACCAATTGTTGATTTTACATGCTGACCATGAGCAAAACTGCTCAACTTCCACTGTCAGGATTGTTGGTTCATCACAGGCAAGTATATATGCTTCAATTTCTGCCGGTATCAATGCGCTTTGGGGGCCGCTCCATGGTGGTGCCAATCAAGCTGTAATTGAAATGCTTGAATCTATCAAAAAAGACGGCGGTGATACAAAAAAATTCCTGAACAAAGCAAAAGACAAAGATGATCCGTTCAGATTGATGGGCTTCGGTCATAGGGTTTATAAAAACTTTGACCCAAGAGCAAAAATCATCAAGAAAGCAGCAGATGATGTGTTGACTAAATTAGGGGTGAATGACCCCGTACTCGAAATAGCCAAAGAATTGGAATTTGCTGCTTTGAATGATCAGTATTTTGTAGATAGAAAACTATATCCGAACGTGGATTTTTACTCAGGAATCATTTACAGAGCACTGGGCATTCCAACAGATATGTTTACGGTCTTATTTGCTATGGGCCGCCTACCGGGATGGATTGCTCAGTGGAAAGAAATGAGACAAAACGGAGAACCAATCGGAAGGCCACGACAAATTTATACAGGTGCCAATGAAAGAGATTATGTCTCTATGAATAGAAGATGA
- a CDS encoding SufE family protein, with amino-acid sequence MNSIEDIQNEIIEEFGILGDDKESTIYYIMELGAQLDEFPENERIDENIIKGCQSKVWLTTKEENDRIIYLADSNTDITKGLISLLMRVLSGRKPQEILNAQLDFIDKIGMGNIIGSQRSNGLAAMIKQMKLYALAYQAKQNV; translated from the coding sequence ATGAATAGCATAGAGGACATCCAAAATGAAATTATTGAGGAATTTGGCATCTTGGGAGATGACAAGGAATCCACTATATATTATATAATGGAATTGGGTGCCCAATTAGACGAATTTCCGGAGAATGAAAGGATAGATGAAAATATCATTAAAGGATGTCAATCCAAAGTATGGTTGACCACCAAGGAAGAAAATGATAGAATTATTTACCTGGCAGATTCAAATACTGATATTACCAAAGGATTGATCAGCTTATTGATGAGGGTATTGTCAGGAAGGAAACCTCAGGAAATTCTCAATGCCCAACTTGATTTCATAGATAAAATCGGCATGGGAAATATCATTGGATCCCAAAGATCAAATGGCCTGGCTGCAATGATCAAGCAAATGAAACTATATGCTTTAGCTTACCAAGCCAAGCAAAACGTCTGA
- a CDS encoding cysteine desulfurase: MSFNVEEIRSLFPVLHQEVNGKPLIYFDNAATTQKPLSVLDALSDYYKKDNSNIHRGAHTLADRATRHYEKTRSLIRDFINAREEEEIIFTKGTTESINLVAATFGRKFITKGDEILISTMEHHSNIVPWQMLCEEKEATLKIIPISDSGEILLEEFDRLLNEKTKLVSIVHASNSLGTINPVKEIIRKAHQFGAKVLLDGAQSTSHLKVDVQDLDCDFLAFSAHKLFGPTGLGVLYGKRSILETMPPYQGGGEMIKEVTFEKTTYNEIPFKFEAGTPNIADVIAFQKSLEFINSTGKQNIKTHEDGLLSYANELMGEIKGFVPVGTAREKVSVLSFNIRGMHPFDVGMMLDANGIAVRTGHHCTQPLMQRFGIEGTVRASFSVYNTKSEIDQMALAVAKIAKIKNK, from the coding sequence ATGTCTTTTAATGTAGAAGAAATCAGAAGCTTGTTTCCAGTCCTTCACCAAGAGGTAAACGGTAAGCCTTTGATTTATTTTGATAATGCGGCGACAACGCAAAAACCTTTGTCAGTTCTTGACGCATTGTCTGATTATTACAAAAAAGACAACTCAAATATCCATAGAGGTGCTCATACTTTGGCTGATCGCGCGACCAGGCATTACGAAAAAACCAGGTCTCTGATCAGAGATTTTATCAATGCCAGGGAGGAAGAGGAGATTATTTTCACAAAAGGGACTACGGAAAGCATCAATTTGGTTGCCGCCACATTTGGCAGAAAGTTCATTACAAAAGGTGATGAAATCCTGATTTCGACCATGGAACATCATTCCAACATAGTACCATGGCAAATGCTCTGCGAAGAAAAAGAGGCCACCCTTAAAATAATTCCAATTTCAGATTCAGGTGAAATTCTTTTGGAGGAATTTGACAGGCTTTTAAATGAAAAAACCAAACTGGTCAGCATTGTCCATGCATCCAACTCGCTGGGCACGATCAATCCTGTAAAAGAAATCATACGGAAAGCGCACCAATTTGGGGCAAAGGTTCTTTTGGACGGAGCGCAATCTACCAGTCATTTGAAAGTAGATGTGCAGGATTTGGACTGTGATTTTCTTGCTTTTTCTGCGCATAAACTATTCGGTCCGACAGGATTGGGTGTTTTGTATGGCAAAAGAAGCATTCTGGAAACCATGCCCCCCTATCAGGGAGGCGGAGAAATGATCAAGGAAGTAACATTTGAAAAAACCACCTATAATGAAATCCCATTCAAGTTCGAAGCCGGAACACCCAATATAGCTGATGTTATCGCGTTTCAGAAATCTTTGGAATTTATCAATTCAACGGGTAAACAAAATATAAAAACCCATGAAGATGGTCTTCTTTCTTATGCCAATGAATTGATGGGAGAGATTAAGGGATTTGTCCCTGTAGGGACAGCCAGAGAGAAAGTGAGCGTCTTATCCTTCAATATCAGGGGTATGCATCCATTTGATGTGGGAATGATGTTGGATGCCAATGGTATTGCCGTGAGGACGGGACACCATTGTACTCAACCTTTAATGCAAAGATTCGGGATTGAGGGAACCGTGAGAGCTTCTTTTTCTGTTTACAATACCAAATCAGAAATTGATCAAATGGCGCTTGCAGTTGCCAAAATTGCAAAAATCAAAAATAAATGA
- the sufD gene encoding Fe-S cluster assembly protein SufD — translation MITLSKNNITDLILSEIPNLDSFPDLREKGKSILAENGLPALKEEEYKFTSISKKLEKSISNFSQAKQIDLGAETIESNIAEGFDGDVLVFNNGQFDKLKSTITQTGYIIDLINDAKPELLGTIAKTEKDPFVALNDISFNNGICITIKKNQKIEKPILFLFFNKANMGQVISPRVLIEVEDNVEATFLENTISLDETVYFSNSVTEIKVGRNAHVHYSRLQNENPNAIVVNNFETNIHKDATFTSVVISLSGDMVRNNLSLNLLDSGCVGNMYGLYLLNGKSHVDNHTNVDHTKPHAESNELYKGILADNSRGVFNGKIFVRKDAQKTNAFQQNNNILLSENAIINTKPQLEIWADDVKCSHGCTTGQLDEEALFYLQSRGLGKDQAKGMLLYAFAGEVMDNISDEHFRNYIVNIVQQRLGSNF, via the coding sequence ATGATAACATTGTCCAAAAATAATATTACGGATCTCATATTGAGTGAGATACCCAATTTAGATTCTTTTCCTGATCTTAGGGAAAAAGGGAAGTCTATACTTGCAGAAAATGGCCTTCCCGCACTTAAAGAAGAAGAATATAAGTTCACTTCAATCAGCAAGAAACTGGAGAAATCCATCAGTAATTTCTCTCAGGCCAAACAGATCGATCTTGGTGCTGAAACTATTGAATCAAACATTGCGGAAGGTTTTGACGGTGATGTGTTGGTTTTTAATAATGGTCAGTTTGATAAATTGAAATCCACTATCACACAAACCGGCTATATTATTGATCTGATCAATGATGCCAAACCGGAATTACTTGGAACGATAGCCAAGACCGAAAAAGATCCTTTTGTCGCTCTGAACGATATCTCTTTCAACAACGGTATATGCATCACCATCAAGAAAAACCAAAAAATCGAAAAGCCGATCTTGTTTCTTTTTTTCAATAAAGCCAACATGGGACAGGTCATCAGTCCAAGGGTTTTAATAGAAGTGGAAGATAATGTTGAGGCAACATTTTTGGAAAATACCATATCATTGGATGAGACTGTTTATTTCAGCAATTCTGTTACCGAAATCAAAGTCGGTCGGAATGCACATGTCCATTACAGCAGACTTCAAAATGAAAATCCCAATGCCATTGTTGTAAATAACTTTGAAACCAATATCCATAAGGATGCCACTTTCACTTCGGTAGTTATTTCATTGTCAGGTGACATGGTTAGAAACAACCTGAGTCTTAATCTGCTTGATTCAGGTTGTGTGGGAAATATGTATGGATTGTATTTATTGAATGGCAAATCGCATGTCGATAACCATACCAATGTGGACCATACCAAACCACACGCTGAATCCAATGAATTATACAAAGGTATTCTTGCTGATAATTCCCGCGGGGTTTTCAATGGTAAGATTTTTGTACGTAAGGATGCTCAGAAAACCAACGCATTTCAGCAAAACAACAATATTCTTTTATCGGAAAATGCCATAATCAATACCAAACCCCAATTGGAAATATGGGCAGATGATGTGAAATGTTCTCACGGCTGTACCACCGGACAATTGGATGAAGAAGCACTCTTCTATCTTCAATCAAGAGGATTGGGCAAAGATCAGGCAAAAGGAATGCTGCTTTACGCTTTTGCGGGAGAAGTTATGGATAATATTTCTGATGAGCATTTCAGAAATTACATCGTGAATATTGTGCAGCAGAGATTGGGAAGTAATTTTTAA
- a CDS encoding acyl-CoA-binding protein: MKANTLEEAVALTKKFTSKPSNEELLKLYALYKQATEGDNTEERPGGFDFVAAAKYNSWLAFKGKSKEDATKEYVDLVNSISVKYM, from the coding sequence ATGAAAGCAAATACACTTGAAGAAGCAGTCGCACTCACGAAAAAATTTACAAGTAAACCCTCCAATGAAGAATTATTGAAACTTTATGCACTTTATAAGCAGGCCACTGAAGGTGACAATACGGAGGAAAGACCGGGTGGATTTGATTTTGTGGCAGCAGCAAAATACAACTCATGGCTGGCTTTTAAAGGAAAATCCAAAGAAGATGCTACAAAAGAATATGTAGATTTGGTCAACTCAATATCAGTCAAATATATGTAA